The following proteins are co-located in the Rhodococcus opacus B4 genome:
- a CDS encoding fumarate reductase/succinate dehydrogenase flavoprotein subunit, whose product MDIPDLADTVRLDCDVLVIGGGTAGTMAALTAAENGANVLLLEKAHVRHSGALAMGMDGVNNAVIPGKAEPEDYVAEITRANDGIVNQRTVYQTATRGFAMVQRLEKYGVKFEKDEYGEYAVRRVHRSGSYVLPMPEGKDLKKALYRVLRQRKMREKIRIENRLMPVRVLTENGRAVGAAALNTRTGEFVAVGAKAVILATGPCGRLGLPASGYLYGTYENPTNAGDGYSMAYHAGAELSGIECFQINPLIKDYNGPACAYVANPFGGYQVNAEGERFVDSDYWSGQMMSEVKSEIESARGPIYLKVSHLPEETLGTLESILHTTERPTRGTFHANRGHDYRSHDIEMHISEIGLCSGHSASGVWVDEHGATTVPGLYAAGDLACVPHNYMIGAFVYGDLAGSHATGTLPGVEAPTALPAEQLAAAHELIYRPLRNPDGPPQPQVEYKLRRFVNDYVAPPKTATKLSIAVETFERMAGEIAGMGATTPHELMRCAEVTFIRDCAEMASRSSLTRTESRWGLYHERADLPEQRDGEWGYHLNLRRGENGDMEFLKRPVEPYFVPVPGLDSLPPVDRSVVPVAQPPLVGGRAPVEERSRIAAPARQEPSSPAIVAVLGLDAPSVAELAPYLQDADPQVRVTALSVLTEGTPEGFGEALIAALGDGAVTVRRAAADGLRELVEVLPSADGLAGHLGSGDAVVRAAVVDVLRALHAGSADQFLAALSDTDHHVRIEAVRALVSLDRWESVAEGARDENREVRITVAHGLATVGLGGAETVRTLAGDRDPLVRAAALTAFASLGCRGDDVALATAALRESAWQIRQGAARALAGADSDVAVPPLADALTDAHLDVRKAAVLALGRWTGDRGAVDALTAALGDTDADVRAYARQALAAADHVPVP is encoded by the coding sequence ATGGACATCCCCGATCTCGCCGACACCGTCCGCCTCGATTGCGACGTCCTCGTCATCGGCGGCGGCACCGCGGGCACGATGGCGGCGCTGACCGCCGCCGAGAACGGCGCGAACGTGCTCCTGCTCGAGAAGGCGCACGTGCGCCATTCCGGTGCGCTCGCCATGGGAATGGACGGCGTCAACAACGCCGTCATTCCCGGTAAGGCCGAACCCGAGGACTACGTCGCCGAGATCACGCGCGCCAACGACGGAATCGTCAACCAGCGCACCGTGTACCAGACGGCCACCCGCGGTTTCGCGATGGTGCAGCGCCTCGAGAAGTACGGCGTCAAGTTCGAGAAGGACGAGTACGGCGAATACGCGGTCCGCCGCGTGCACCGCTCCGGGTCGTACGTGCTGCCGATGCCCGAGGGCAAGGACCTGAAGAAGGCCCTCTACCGGGTGCTGCGACAGCGGAAGATGCGCGAGAAGATCCGCATCGAGAACCGGCTGATGCCCGTTCGCGTCCTGACGGAGAACGGCCGGGCCGTCGGCGCCGCCGCGCTGAACACCCGCACGGGCGAGTTCGTGGCGGTCGGCGCGAAGGCGGTCATCCTCGCGACGGGCCCGTGCGGCCGGCTGGGGCTGCCGGCGTCGGGGTACCTCTACGGCACGTACGAGAACCCCACCAACGCCGGTGACGGCTACTCGATGGCGTACCACGCGGGCGCCGAACTGAGCGGCATCGAGTGCTTCCAGATCAACCCCCTGATCAAGGACTACAACGGCCCGGCCTGCGCGTACGTCGCGAACCCGTTCGGCGGTTACCAGGTCAACGCCGAGGGGGAGCGGTTCGTCGACTCGGACTACTGGTCCGGGCAGATGATGAGCGAGGTCAAGAGCGAGATCGAATCCGCCCGCGGCCCCATCTATCTCAAGGTCAGCCACCTGCCGGAGGAAACTCTGGGCACACTCGAGTCGATCCTGCACACCACCGAACGCCCCACCCGCGGCACGTTCCACGCGAACCGCGGTCACGACTACCGCAGCCACGACATCGAGATGCACATCTCCGAGATCGGGCTGTGCAGTGGACATTCCGCGTCCGGGGTGTGGGTGGACGAGCACGGCGCCACCACCGTGCCGGGGCTGTACGCCGCCGGCGACCTCGCCTGCGTACCCCACAACTACATGATCGGCGCGTTCGTCTACGGCGACCTCGCCGGATCCCACGCCACCGGCACCCTGCCGGGCGTCGAGGCGCCCACCGCGCTGCCCGCGGAGCAGCTGGCCGCCGCGCACGAGCTGATCTACCGGCCGCTGCGCAACCCGGACGGTCCGCCCCAGCCGCAGGTCGAGTACAAGCTGCGCCGCTTCGTCAACGACTATGTGGCGCCGCCGAAGACGGCGACGAAGTTGTCGATCGCCGTCGAGACGTTCGAGCGGATGGCGGGGGAGATCGCCGGGATGGGCGCGACCACCCCGCACGAGCTGATGCGCTGCGCAGAGGTCACGTTCATCCGGGACTGCGCGGAAATGGCGTCCCGCAGCTCGCTCACCAGAACCGAAAGTCGCTGGGGGCTCTACCACGAACGCGCGGATCTCCCGGAGCAGCGTGACGGCGAATGGGGATACCACCTGAATCTGCGGCGCGGCGAGAACGGCGACATGGAATTCCTCAAGCGGCCCGTCGAACCGTACTTCGTGCCGGTCCCCGGACTCGATTCCCTTCCACCGGTGGACCGGTCGGTCGTCCCGGTGGCGCAGCCGCCGCTGGTCGGGGGCCGGGCGCCGGTGGAGGAACGCTCCCGCATCGCGGCGCCGGCCCGGCAGGAGCCGTCCTCGCCGGCCATCGTCGCGGTCCTGGGACTCGACGCGCCGAGCGTCGCCGAACTCGCACCGTATCTGCAGGACGCCGATCCGCAGGTCCGCGTCACGGCACTGTCGGTGCTGACGGAAGGCACGCCGGAGGGATTCGGGGAAGCGCTGATCGCGGCGCTCGGTGACGGTGCGGTGACGGTGCGCCGCGCCGCCGCCGACGGATTGCGCGAACTCGTCGAGGTGCTGCCGTCCGCCGACGGACTGGCCGGCCATCTGGGGTCCGGTGACGCGGTGGTCCGGGCGGCCGTCGTGGACGTCCTGCGCGCCCTGCACGCCGGTTCGGCTGACCAGTTCCTGGCCGCGCTGTCCGATACCGATCACCACGTCCGGATCGAAGCGGTGCGGGCACTGGTGTCGCTGGACCGGTGGGAGTCGGTGGCCGAGGGAGCGCGCGACGAGAACCGCGAGGTGCGGATCACCGTCGCGCACGGCCTGGCGACCGTCGGACTCGGCGGTGCCGAGACGGTGCGCACACTGGCCGGTGACCGGGATCCGCTGGTGCGCGCCGCCGCGCTCACGGCGTTCGCGAGCCTGGGCTGCCGCGGCGACGACGTCGCACTCGCGACGGCGGCGCTGCGGGAATCGGCCTGGCAGATCCGGCAGGGCGCCGCGCGGGCTCTCGCCGGTGCGGACTCCGACGTCGCGGTGCCCCCGCTGGCGGACGCCCTGACGGACGCGCACCTCGACGTGCGCAAGGCCGCCGTCCTCGCACTCGGCCGGTGGACCGGCGACCGCGGCGCCGTCGATGCCCTCACCGCCGCACTCGGGGACACGGACGCCGACGTGCGGGCCTACGCCCGCCAGGCCCTCGCCGCCGCCGACCACGTCCCGGTCCCCTGA
- a CDS encoding ABC transporter substrate-binding protein, which produces MKRRFPTFAIAAAALTLVATSCSLEPSAGNGDAVTVVIGYQSKTINTVTAGTLLRAQGYLEQRLQDVTERTGTKYSVEWQDYDTGAPITAQMVAEKIDIGSMGDYPMLINGSRTQANPRSKTEIVSVTGYNPEGALNMVVVPPNSPATTLGDLAGRKVSASVGSAGHGTLVQALDRAGIDPATGVEVLNQQPQVGSSALESGQVAALSQFVAWPGLLVFQDKAKLLYDGAELHTPTLHGVVVRDVYADEHPEVLDAFLRAQLDATDFIRTEPLEASRIVADASGLPQEVVYLYNGPGGTSFDTTLKPGLIGALKNDVPYLKSIGDFTDLDVDGFVNDAPLRSAFEADGQNYDAALASTANPAAVTGTDPVCAAPAEDPALAGEVWFDGATETQPAANPTCLLRAVKQARAEGRTVRAGYVPDAELGTRWFADKAVWVRDGDTFLPFTTGAAADRYLRAHPTGAAITYDRAIEEVRP; this is translated from the coding sequence ATGAAGCGACGTTTCCCCACCTTCGCGATCGCCGCCGCGGCACTGACACTCGTGGCGACGAGTTGCTCCCTCGAACCGTCGGCCGGCAACGGTGACGCGGTCACGGTGGTGATCGGGTACCAGTCCAAGACGATCAACACCGTCACCGCCGGTACCCTGCTGCGCGCGCAGGGCTACCTCGAACAGCGTCTGCAGGACGTCACGGAACGGACGGGGACGAAGTACTCCGTCGAGTGGCAGGACTACGACACCGGTGCGCCGATCACCGCCCAGATGGTGGCGGAGAAGATCGACATCGGATCGATGGGCGACTACCCGATGCTGATCAACGGCTCCCGCACCCAGGCGAACCCGCGCTCGAAGACCGAAATCGTCTCGGTGACCGGCTACAACCCCGAGGGCGCCCTGAACATGGTGGTGGTGCCGCCGAACTCACCGGCGACCACGCTCGGCGACCTGGCGGGCCGGAAGGTGTCCGCGAGCGTCGGCTCCGCAGGCCACGGCACCCTCGTCCAGGCACTCGACCGCGCCGGGATCGACCCGGCCACCGGCGTCGAGGTGCTGAACCAGCAGCCGCAGGTCGGATCCTCGGCGCTGGAATCCGGTCAGGTGGCGGCGTTGTCGCAGTTCGTGGCGTGGCCCGGACTTCTCGTCTTCCAGGACAAGGCCAAGCTGCTGTACGACGGCGCCGAACTGCACACCCCGACCCTGCACGGAGTGGTGGTCCGGGACGTCTACGCGGACGAACACCCCGAGGTGCTCGACGCGTTCCTGCGGGCGCAACTCGACGCCACGGACTTCATCCGAACGGAACCCCTCGAAGCGTCGCGGATCGTCGCCGACGCGAGCGGGCTGCCCCAGGAGGTCGTGTACCTGTACAACGGCCCGGGCGGCACCTCCTTCGACACCACGCTCAAACCCGGCCTGATCGGTGCGCTGAAGAACGATGTGCCGTACCTGAAGTCGATCGGTGACTTCACCGACCTCGACGTCGACGGTTTCGTGAACGACGCACCGCTGCGTTCCGCGTTCGAGGCCGACGGGCAGAACTACGACGCCGCACTCGCGTCCACCGCGAACCCCGCCGCCGTCACCGGCACCGACCCGGTGTGCGCCGCGCCCGCGGAGGACCCGGCCCTGGCCGGGGAGGTGTGGTTCGACGGCGCCACCGAGACCCAGCCGGCCGCGAACCCGACGTGCCTGCTCCGGGCGGTGAAACAGGCCCGCGCCGAGGGTCGGACCGTGCGCGCCGGCTACGTTCCCGACGCCGAACTGGGCACCCGATGGTTCGCGGACAAGGCGGTGTGGGTGCGCGACGGCGACACCTTCCTGCCGTTCACCACCGGCGCCGCGGCCGACCGCTACCTGCGCGCGCACCCGACGGGCGCCGCGATCACGTACGACCGCGCGATCGAGGAGGTCCGGCCGTGA
- a CDS encoding GntR family transcriptional regulator — protein MVVNPTPLQTASRSSRADHARRFADLLRQQIHAEAFAERGLPSESELAAEFGVSRNAVRDGLALLKQEGLIDRAPRVGTHVAQRKYDHGLDALLGLKETLKGHGEVRNDVRAAVEIAPPPAVARRLHLEPGEPAVYIERVRYLGDLPLSLDLTYLVPDIGAEILGRDLESNDVFALIEEVCGQPLGSAELAIESVNADAHSAANLQTPEGAALLLLERLTRLVDGRPVDLEYIRMRGDRITMRSNLVRRPDITNWELTS, from the coding sequence ATGGTGGTGAATCCGACTCCCCTGCAGACGGCGTCACGCAGTTCCCGCGCGGACCACGCGCGCAGATTCGCCGACCTGCTGCGTCAGCAGATCCACGCGGAGGCCTTCGCCGAGCGCGGATTGCCGTCGGAGTCGGAGCTGGCCGCCGAGTTCGGCGTGTCGCGCAACGCGGTGCGCGACGGACTGGCGCTGCTGAAACAGGAGGGGCTCATCGACCGGGCGCCGCGCGTGGGAACCCACGTGGCGCAGCGCAAGTACGACCACGGCCTCGACGCCCTGCTGGGGCTGAAGGAGACGCTGAAGGGGCACGGCGAGGTCCGCAACGACGTCCGCGCGGCGGTGGAGATCGCCCCGCCGCCCGCCGTCGCCCGCCGACTGCATCTGGAGCCGGGCGAACCCGCGGTGTACATCGAGCGGGTGCGCTACCTCGGCGACCTCCCGCTCAGCCTGGACCTGACCTATCTCGTCCCCGACATCGGCGCCGAGATCCTCGGCCGCGACCTCGAAAGCAACGACGTGTTCGCGCTGATCGAGGAGGTCTGCGGTCAGCCACTGGGTTCCGCCGAGCTGGCGATCGAATCCGTCAACGCCGACGCGCACTCCGCCGCGAACCTCCAGACCCCCGAGGGTGCGGCGCTCCTGCTGCTCGAGCGCCTCACCCGGCTCGTCGACGGACGCCCGGTCGACCTCGAATACATCCGCATGCGCGGCGACCGAATCACCATGCGCAGCAACCTCGTCCGCAGACCCGACATCACGAACTGGGAGCTCACCTCATGA
- a CDS encoding iron-siderophore ABC transporter substrate-binding protein, which produces MFAHTARRQLAVALAVASSSLFLAACSSGDGGSSTEATGEGFPVTIANTFGSTTLDAAPERIVTLGWNAQDVVYALGQTPVGMPKYTYGAEANGVMPWLQDRFDPAATTLLDAATSTPIEGVAALAPDVVLAPYEGFDEATYEKLSGIAPTVAYPDKAWQTTWQDQTTLVGQALGKSAEAEQLVAGLDDTLAQTAAAHPEFAGKTISVINFDTDAATVNVYMPSDPRVQVLTELGFTVSPGVQKLAASNDPDKFFADISVENISDVDADVVVAFVPENTTVAANPAYANLGAIGRGTAVALSDTKIISGLSQTSVLATPWVLDKLTPQLSEAAKKAGA; this is translated from the coding sequence GTGTTCGCACACACCGCCAGACGTCAGCTCGCCGTCGCACTCGCCGTGGCCAGTTCGTCCCTCTTCCTCGCCGCATGCTCGTCCGGCGACGGCGGGAGCAGCACGGAGGCAACGGGTGAGGGATTCCCCGTCACCATTGCGAACACGTTCGGATCCACCACCCTCGACGCGGCACCCGAACGCATCGTGACCCTCGGATGGAACGCCCAGGACGTCGTCTACGCCCTCGGCCAGACACCGGTCGGCATGCCGAAATACACGTACGGCGCCGAGGCGAACGGTGTGATGCCGTGGCTGCAGGACCGATTCGACCCGGCCGCGACCACGTTGCTCGACGCGGCCACGTCCACCCCGATCGAGGGCGTCGCCGCCCTGGCGCCCGACGTGGTACTCGCCCCGTACGAGGGATTCGACGAGGCGACGTACGAGAAGCTGTCGGGAATCGCCCCCACCGTCGCGTACCCGGACAAGGCGTGGCAGACCACGTGGCAGGACCAGACCACGCTGGTCGGACAGGCACTCGGCAAGAGTGCCGAGGCCGAGCAACTGGTGGCCGGTCTCGACGACACCCTCGCCCAGACCGCAGCCGCGCATCCCGAGTTCGCAGGCAAGACGATCTCGGTCATCAACTTCGACACCGACGCCGCGACGGTCAACGTCTACATGCCCTCCGATCCCCGCGTCCAGGTGCTGACGGAACTCGGCTTCACCGTGTCGCCCGGCGTGCAGAAGCTGGCCGCCTCGAACGACCCCGACAAATTCTTCGCCGACATCTCCGTGGAGAACATCTCCGACGTGGACGCCGATGTGGTGGTCGCGTTCGTCCCGGAGAACACCACCGTCGCCGCGAACCCGGCCTACGCGAATCTCGGTGCCATCGGCCGCGGTACCGCGGTCGCACTGTCGGACACGAAGATCATCTCCGGGCTCAGCCAGACCAGCGTCCTCGCGACACCGTGGGTTCTGGACAAGCTGACGCCTCAGCTCAGCGAGGCCGCGAAGAAAGCGGGTGCCTGA
- a CDS encoding 3-hydroxyacyl-CoA dehydrogenase NAD-binding domain-containing protein, with the protein MTDIATAFADEVVTNAYTKVVAVPGIEGPVALITLDNGFDHTKPSSFGPGGLAALDAALDEAFAAHPVAIAITGKPFIFAAGADLKGVPSIANRDQALELGRLGHKVFRRLRESSVPTFAFVNGVALGGGLEVALHSHYRTASESAGALGLPETFLGLVPGWGGTQLLPNLIGPSNAVTVVLENALNQNRTLTPKKALELGVVDAVFGSADFLEQSFAWAGQVLAGEITPARPEIDRGKGWDEAIARAKAIVEGKTKNNAPGPVKAVELLELARTTDLTDPASLDKGFAAEDEALADLLLADELRAGLYAFDLVNKRAKRPAGAPDKSLARKVTGVGIVGAGLMASQLAMLFVRQLKVPVVLTDIDQERIDKGVGYVHGEIDKLQGKGRLSPDAANRLKGLVSGSLDKAAFANTDFVIEAVFENLDLKKKIFAELEEHIAPETILATNTSSLSITEMAADLLHPERVVGFHFFNPVAVLPLLEVIKGQKTDDATLATAFATAKALKKSAVGSADLPGFVFNRLLIRTLGEVMNAVDEGTPFEVADNAIAELGMPMTPFTLLALVGPAVALHTGETLAAAYPERFHNSPGLEALVEAKKPAVWSYGADGKQVVDPEVAALWKQGDKGSTSAEVLERTRRAFAEEIQIMLDEGVVAAAEDIDLCLILGGGFGFWNGGITPYLDRTGTSEAVNGKRFLAPGVASV; encoded by the coding sequence ATGACCGACATTGCAACGGCATTCGCCGACGAGGTCGTGACCAACGCGTACACCAAGGTCGTCGCGGTACCGGGCATCGAGGGCCCGGTCGCGCTGATCACCCTCGACAACGGTTTCGACCACACCAAGCCGTCGTCGTTCGGCCCGGGTGGCCTGGCTGCCCTCGACGCCGCCCTGGACGAGGCGTTCGCCGCCCACCCCGTCGCGATCGCGATCACCGGCAAACCCTTCATCTTCGCCGCCGGGGCGGATCTCAAGGGCGTCCCGAGCATCGCGAACCGTGACCAGGCGCTCGAACTCGGCCGCCTCGGGCACAAGGTGTTCCGCCGGCTGCGCGAGTCGTCCGTGCCGACGTTCGCGTTCGTCAACGGCGTCGCGCTCGGCGGCGGGCTCGAGGTCGCGCTGCACAGCCACTACCGCACCGCCTCCGAAAGCGCGGGCGCGCTGGGCCTGCCCGAGACATTCCTGGGACTGGTCCCGGGCTGGGGCGGAACGCAGTTGCTGCCCAACCTCATCGGCCCCTCGAACGCCGTCACCGTCGTCCTCGAGAACGCGCTGAACCAGAACCGGACGCTCACCCCGAAGAAGGCCCTCGAACTCGGCGTCGTCGACGCGGTGTTCGGTTCGGCCGACTTCCTCGAGCAGTCGTTCGCCTGGGCCGGACAGGTCCTGGCCGGAGAGATCACCCCCGCGCGTCCCGAGATCGACCGGGGCAAGGGGTGGGACGAGGCGATCGCCCGCGCGAAGGCGATCGTCGAGGGCAAGACCAAGAACAACGCACCCGGACCGGTCAAGGCCGTCGAACTCCTCGAGCTGGCCCGGACCACCGACCTCACCGACCCCGCATCACTCGACAAGGGCTTCGCCGCCGAGGACGAGGCGCTCGCCGACCTGCTGCTCGCCGACGAGCTCCGCGCGGGCCTGTACGCGTTCGACCTGGTGAACAAGCGGGCCAAGCGGCCCGCCGGCGCACCCGACAAGTCCCTCGCCCGCAAGGTCACCGGCGTCGGCATCGTCGGTGCCGGCCTGATGGCCAGCCAGCTCGCGATGCTGTTCGTCCGTCAGCTGAAGGTGCCGGTCGTCCTCACCGACATCGACCAGGAGCGCATCGACAAGGGCGTCGGCTACGTCCACGGCGAGATCGACAAGCTCCAGGGCAAGGGCAGGCTGTCCCCCGACGCCGCCAACCGCCTGAAGGGTCTCGTGTCCGGCTCGCTCGACAAGGCCGCGTTCGCGAACACCGACTTCGTGATCGAGGCGGTATTCGAGAACCTCGACCTGAAGAAGAAGATCTTCGCGGAACTCGAGGAGCACATCGCCCCCGAGACCATCCTCGCCACCAACACGTCCTCGCTGTCGATCACCGAGATGGCCGCGGACCTGCTGCACCCCGAGCGGGTGGTGGGTTTCCACTTCTTCAACCCGGTCGCCGTGCTGCCGCTGCTCGAGGTCATCAAGGGCCAGAAGACCGACGACGCCACCCTGGCAACGGCATTCGCCACCGCCAAGGCGCTGAAGAAGTCGGCCGTCGGTTCCGCCGACCTGCCCGGGTTCGTCTTCAACCGGCTCCTGATCCGCACCCTCGGCGAGGTCATGAACGCGGTCGACGAGGGCACCCCGTTCGAGGTGGCCGACAACGCCATCGCCGAACTCGGCATGCCGATGACCCCGTTCACCCTGCTGGCGCTCGTCGGTCCCGCGGTCGCGTTGCACACCGGCGAGACCCTCGCCGCGGCGTACCCGGAGCGGTTCCACAACTCCCCCGGGCTCGAGGCGCTGGTCGAGGCGAAGAAGCCGGCGGTGTGGAGCTATGGCGCCGACGGCAAGCAGGTCGTCGACCCCGAGGTCGCGGCGCTGTGGAAGCAGGGCGACAAGGGGTCGACGTCGGCGGAGGTCCTCGAGCGGACGCGGCGCGCGTTCGCGGAGGAGATCCAGATCATGCTCGACGAGGGTGTCGTCGCGGCCGCCGAGGACATCGACCTCTGCCTGATCCTCGGCGGCGGGTTCGGCTTCTGGAACGGCGGCATCACGCCGTACCTGGACCGCACCGGCACGTCCGAGGCCGTTAACGGCAAGCGGTTCCTGGCGCCGGGCGTCGCGAGCGTCTGA
- a CDS encoding ABC transporter permease, producing MTTLEQPGVLSGTEAVVEVHGPSDRRGSSAWRSRLVRIASVLGAILAWQLLTAHDVRLWLRFDTLPTVTDVVSAFGTQLRTDLFYLDLGQSLIRILSGFGLATIVGVATGIALGRSELFADVLGPLTELARPIPAIAVVPVAILLFPSDEAGIVFITFVAAFFPIMVSTRHAVRALPTLWEDSVRTLGGGRWDVLARVVLPGILPGVFGGLSVGIGVAWICVISAEMISGRLGVGYRTWQAYTIVDYPGVFVGMITIGILGFLTSGAVELLGRRVTRWLPRGERG from the coding sequence GTGACCACCCTGGAACAACCGGGCGTCCTGTCCGGCACCGAAGCTGTTGTGGAAGTACATGGTCCATCGGACCGTCGAGGCTCGTCGGCGTGGCGGTCGCGGCTCGTGCGGATCGCCTCGGTGCTCGGCGCGATCCTCGCGTGGCAGCTGCTGACCGCCCACGACGTTCGGCTGTGGCTGCGGTTCGACACGCTCCCCACCGTCACCGACGTGGTGTCCGCGTTCGGCACACAGCTGCGGACCGACCTGTTCTACCTCGACCTCGGGCAGTCGCTGATCCGCATCCTCAGCGGATTCGGCCTCGCCACCATAGTCGGGGTCGCCACCGGAATCGCCCTCGGCAGATCGGAACTGTTCGCCGACGTCCTCGGCCCGCTGACCGAACTCGCCCGGCCCATCCCAGCCATCGCAGTGGTACCCGTCGCGATCCTGCTGTTCCCCAGCGACGAGGCGGGCATCGTGTTCATCACGTTCGTCGCCGCGTTCTTCCCGATCATGGTGAGCACCCGGCACGCCGTCCGGGCACTCCCCACGCTGTGGGAGGACTCGGTGCGCACCCTCGGCGGCGGACGCTGGGACGTGCTCGCCCGGGTCGTGCTGCCCGGGATCCTGCCCGGCGTGTTCGGTGGACTGTCGGTCGGGATCGGGGTCGCCTGGATCTGCGTGATCTCCGCCGAGATGATCTCCGGCAGGCTCGGTGTCGGGTACCGCACCTGGCAGGCGTACACGATCGTCGACTACCCCGGTGTCTTCGTCGGCATGATCACCATCGGCATCCTCGGATTTCTCACGTCCGGGGCGGTCGAACTGCTCGGCAGGCGCGTCACCCGCTGGCTGCCACGAGGGGAGCGCGGATGA
- a CDS encoding ABC transporter ATP-binding protein, translating into MTAAAGTPVAEGMSLVLDDVTLSYTGIPVIRSLSLTVVPGEILVLTGPSGCGKSTVLRALAGLLPPDSGRVVADGTAVTSTSRDRAVVFQDNALLPWRTVRSNIELALALRGEPRKGRRETADRWIAEVGLTGFGDYLPKNLSGGMRQRVQLARGLAGAPRAVMMDEPFGALDTQTRGVMQRLLVDTWSTHPTTVVFVTHDVDEAVLLGDRVAVLGRAGEPLRALVDIPHPRDRDRLDHPGTRAARADVLGALNHTPET; encoded by the coding sequence ATGACCGCCGCCGCCGGAACGCCCGTGGCCGAGGGCATGTCGCTGGTTCTCGACGACGTCACCCTTTCCTACACCGGGATACCCGTCATCCGTTCGCTGTCGCTGACCGTGGTGCCCGGCGAGATCCTGGTGCTCACCGGACCCTCGGGGTGCGGCAAGTCCACCGTGCTCCGGGCCCTGGCGGGTCTGCTGCCGCCCGATTCGGGCCGGGTCGTCGCCGACGGCACCGCGGTGACATCGACCTCCCGGGACCGGGCCGTCGTCTTCCAGGACAACGCGCTTCTGCCGTGGCGCACGGTGCGCTCGAACATCGAACTGGCCCTTGCGCTCCGCGGCGAACCCCGCAAGGGGCGCCGCGAGACCGCCGATCGCTGGATCGCCGAGGTGGGTCTGACCGGGTTCGGCGACTACCTGCCGAAGAACCTGTCCGGCGGCATGCGCCAGCGGGTCCAGTTGGCGCGCGGCCTCGCCGGGGCGCCGCGGGCGGTGATGATGGACGAACCGTTCGGCGCCCTCGACACCCAGACCCGCGGCGTCATGCAGCGACTGCTCGTCGACACGTGGAGTACCCACCCGACGACCGTGGTGTTCGTGACCCACGACGTCGACGAGGCGGTGCTGCTCGGCGACCGGGTGGCGGTGCTGGGCCGGGCGGGTGAGCCGCTGCGGGCGCTCGTCGACATCCCGCACCCCCGCGACCGCGACCGCCTCGACCATCCCGGCACCCGTGCCGCCCGCGCCGACGTTCTCGGCGCGCTGAACCACACTCCGGAGACCTGA
- a CDS encoding 4Fe-4S dicluster domain-containing protein — translation MTLVNQRADVPVTIDESLCIEGCTLCVEICPLDSLAINPENGKAFMHVDECWYCGPCAARCPTGAVTVNMPYLLR, via the coding sequence ATGACCTTGGTCAACCAACGCGCCGACGTCCCCGTCACCATCGACGAGTCGCTGTGCATCGAGGGCTGCACCCTGTGCGTCGAGATCTGCCCGCTCGATTCCCTCGCCATCAACCCGGAGAACGGCAAGGCGTTCATGCACGTCGACGAATGCTGGTACTGCGGCCCCTGCGCGGCGCGCTGCCCGACCGGCGCGGTCACCGTGAACATGCCGTATCTCCTCCGCTGA